The DNA window GAAGTCCAGATCTCTCACACAGGAAGTCCAGATCTCTCACAGGAAGTCCAGATCTCTCACACAGGAAGTCCAGATTTCTCACACAGGAAGTCCAGATCTCTCACACAGGAAGTCCAGATCTCTCACACAGGAAGTCCAGATCTCTCACACAGGAAGTCCAGATCTCTCACACAGGAAGTCCAGATCTCTCACACAGGAAGTCCAGATCTCTCACACAGGAAGTCCACCCTCTAGTGCATGAATCTATGAAGTTCTCTCCATCTCAGTGAGCTGTGCTTCGTCTGGTCGGACACATCGCAGCCGAGGACGAGAACACACAGGACACTAAAGGATCGCAGACACTATAAAATACAACATCTTTCACGGATTCGTTTGGCCAGACATTTCCTCTTCTTCTTTCCGTTCTTTTCCTTGCTGTCCTCCATCTTCCTAGAGCGGATTTCCCTCATGAGGTCGAAGAAAACCTGCAATCAAGACAGTCTCTCTTCAGATGAATACTAGACTGCTCGTATTATTATTGAAAGTCAACAttccaataatccacagcactccagtccatcagtgaacatctggagaagacaaaacctgaaacacatccagcattaagatgattttagcTCAAACACATCGAgtctataatcataataacacttcctccagtgaagacgtgcatctgctgttgtctctcacagattagtttagatctgtttaaacgctgcttgatctgtgcagatttctctcctgattcagaccagaacacttcttcactggaggaagtgttattctggattatagactctatgtgtttgagttaaaatcatcttaatgctggatgtgtttcatcttttgtcttctccagatgttcactgatggactggagtgctgtggattattgtgatgtttttatcagactctcattctgacggcacccattcactgcagagcatccattgatgagacactgatgcagttcTCCAGATCTATATATCTTGCGTGAGCTAAGGGAGAGGACATCTTCAGCCATTTTTATATTCTGTGGtgaactattaattttttttttttttacatatatacagtTTAATTAAACGTGTAGACACTATAGCCCAGAAGTAGGTTAAGAAAGCGTGGTAAAGCCCTTCTGTGTCTCTCACCTTGTCCACGTTGGCTCTGGTTTTGGCAGACGTCTCCACGTAGCTCACGCTCCACTGATCCGCTCGGGCTTTGGCCTCGTCAGCGTTCACCTGTCTCCTGTCCTCCAGATCTGACTTATTTCCCACCAACAGGAAGGGGACGTTCTCGTCCTCCTTCACCCGCAGAATCTGCTCTCTGAGCGAGagaggggtgtaacggtacacacGTGTGCCAAATAAATCATCAGATTATTTCAGGAAATTCAgacaataaatgcagttttggctCTGTGTGATGAGGCACATGTACTAACGCCTCAGTTCTGATCACTCCTCGCTCTTTATCACTAGAttcaacacaaaataaacatCTCATCCCTCACATAGTCACTTTATTAGtggaaaaatgtgattaaaacagTAGCTTTTAATTAACCTCACCAGTGTCTACAGAAGAGCACTTCACCAAATATTAGACAATATACTCATTATATTTCATTTGACCTGTTAGTgatgtcttaattatttaatgtatatttagatAAAAGTTTTATGAAcgctaaattatttaatttcaattacagatagaaatttaaatttaatttaaaaacaattaacatGTTTGCAATgaataatttgttttttgtttttttgagtgctgattattatagttaacaatAACTAGTAATTGAATTTAAGTTTGTCTGTTGTTAATTGTAACCTTATAAAAGGGCTCTCTATAGTTAAGAGCGGAAGCGGAGGTAGATTTATCcccaaaaacctttttattatagtttaatttatttaaagatttgatcaGTAAAccattgttaatatatatatatatatatatatatatatatatatatatatatatatatatatatatatatatatatatatatatatatatacttattttttttccttctgctgTAGAGAAACCATACTGAACCGTGACGTCATGTTTGTGTATCGTTAAGCGTTTACGCATCACATGCAACTCCTTTTTGCATTTAAACTTGAACTAAATAACTATTTAAAGTgtcataactaaataaataaataaactagtcGAACCATGATCAAGCACTAACAGAATGAGATGAGCGAGATGAGCGAGATGATCAGTTGAAGTGTAAACCAGTCGAGCTCTGCTCTGTGGATCACCTGAGGTCAGCCGTGGCTGTAAAAGACTCGAGTTCGGTGATGGAGAAGACGCAGAGGAAGCCCTCGCCGCTGCGGAAGTAGTTATCTCTGATCGCTGCGTAGTCCTCCTGACCGGCGGTGTCCAGAATATCTATCTGCACCTCCTCGCCGTCCAGAACCACCTTCTTCCTGTAGCTGTCAGCCTTCGTGGGCTCGTAGTCCTCCACAAACTGAGGAGAAGAGGACAGATGTTGATCTACATACAACCCATTTATGACCCCTAAACGATAAAAACACACTCAGCAAACATCCACTGAGCCTAATAACaactcaaatatttaatatttatgaaataatctaaattataataataaacaagacattatgtttatttcttcttttacattataatcagtGGAGCTGAGTTACTACTTTAGacccctttcattttcattttagtttgtttaaaGAATTTTTGGTTgacatgttttgtatttttttatagatatattgtttttattgatttatttaagttGTTTTAGTACAAGTTAAAATACATGAGAATGAAAAGAcaatatattagattttttaattaattgttttattacattttattaacaattatataaatcattttagttttagtttcagtttaatttaacaataataatgctgATTCTAATtgtattaagaaaatatattttaaagataaaaaaaaaaaattatatctatttttttttttttttacagaagaaaaaataGTTATTGAAACCCCTTCAGTCACAAACTGAATTGTGGTTTATTTAATAtcacatttctgttttgtgttcCCGTTTCTTCCAAAAGCAAAATCCAATAAATATAGttataaagctgaataaatcatctctccattgatggatggtttgttaggaggacaactgagaaaatcatctttaaagttgttcaaatgaattcttagcaatgcatattacaatccaaaatgtagttttgatatatttactgaagAAAAGTTACtatatatcttcatggaacatgatcttaatatcctaatgatttttggcataaaagaaaaattgatgaTTGCGGCTCATAGTGTACTGTTGTCTACTGATCTACAAACACAGCTGTGCTGCTGATGACAGGGTCACCGCGGGGTCACAGTATCGTTCTAATGCGTGGAAGCCATCCTCACCTCATCGTACATGAACTGCAGAGTGAGCGCAGACTTCCCGACTCCGCCGCTGCCGACCATG is part of the Carassius gibelio isolate Cgi1373 ecotype wild population from Czech Republic chromosome B24, carGib1.2-hapl.c, whole genome shotgun sequence genome and encodes:
- the LOC128013192 gene encoding ras-related protein Ral-A, giving the protein MAAAKTSLALHKVIMVGSGGVGKSALTLQFMYDEFVEDYEPTKADSYRKKVVLDGEEVQIDILDTAGQEDYAAIRDNYFRSGEGFLCVFSITELESFTATADLREQILRVKEDENVPFLLVGNKSDLEDRRQVNADEAKARADQWSVSYVETSAKTRANVDKVFFDLMREIRSRKMEDSKEKNGKKKRKCLAKRIRERCCIL